A part of Natronorubrum sediminis genomic DNA contains:
- a CDS encoding universal stress protein — protein MTRHLLVPMDDSEPARGALEHALTVFPNDEITVVHAIDDLESAYGGGSPVDADTDAGTPEPDFFADVRTIGEEYDNEVATAVVEGTSATAILEFGREHGVDQIIMGSEGRSGVSRVLLGSVAEAVTRQSEIPVTIVP, from the coding sequence ATGACGCGCCACCTGCTCGTACCGATGGACGACTCCGAGCCGGCTCGCGGGGCGCTCGAGCACGCGCTCACGGTCTTTCCCAACGACGAGATCACGGTCGTCCACGCCATCGACGACCTCGAGTCGGCTTACGGCGGCGGCTCGCCGGTCGACGCTGACACCGACGCTGGAACGCCTGAACCCGACTTCTTCGCGGACGTGCGCACGATCGGCGAGGAGTACGACAACGAGGTTGCGACCGCCGTCGTCGAGGGAACGTCTGCGACCGCGATCCTCGAGTTCGGTCGTGAGCACGGCGTCGACCAGATAATTATGGGCAGTGAGGGTCGCTCGGGCGTCTCTCGAGTGCTCCTCGGCAGCGTCGCCGAAGCCGTCACGCGACAGTCTGAGATTCCAGTGACGATCGTACCCTGA
- a CDS encoding HPP family protein, protein MDDRVGTTLHTGLLLSTTAALSWLLGVPMLFPSLGPSAFVLALFQRSDATRPRRVIGGHLIGVVAGLLAYHLLASGVTMTSAADPGSIEGLRLAVSGVLATMVTAGGMLATDTRHPPACATTLIVSLGLLTTLLEGALIVGAVVILVAVHLLVLRTLETLYR, encoded by the coding sequence ATGGACGACCGGGTTGGGACGACGTTGCACACCGGCCTCTTGCTGTCGACGACGGCAGCGCTCTCGTGGCTGCTTGGCGTGCCGATGTTGTTTCCGAGTCTCGGTCCCTCCGCGTTCGTGCTGGCGCTCTTTCAGCGAAGCGACGCGACGCGACCGCGACGCGTCATCGGCGGACACCTCATCGGCGTCGTCGCCGGGCTACTCGCCTATCACCTGCTCGCCAGCGGCGTCACGATGACGAGCGCGGCCGACCCCGGCTCGATCGAGGGACTCCGACTCGCAGTCAGCGGCGTCCTCGCGACGATGGTGACGGCCGGCGGCATGCTCGCGACGGACACTCGTCACCCGCCCGCCTGTGCGACGACGCTCATCGTCTCGCTCGGGCTGTTGACGACGCTGCTCGAGGGCGCGTTGATCGTCGGGGCGGTCGTCATCCTCGTCGCGGTCCACCTGCTGGTGCTTCGAACACTCGAGACACTCTATCGCTAA
- a CDS encoding DICT sensory domain-containing protein translates to MFDTLLDERRNSALTLTVYRDGERTDVERMFATHNVSVDHEPLSPAVPEPFVVIETDGEFVGALSLESLETLFEPPIHRPGDDERISAGYQMLFDALDETVFSALDRRQLLAVSREIEDRAERVSSGSLHVGFQTLSAFRPQIEVYRHLATETAVEIDIYAVPDWDPPEIEGLTYRPYPTDALERYWVLAYDGGTDREHACGLLAQEQSEGYDGFWTDDEAVVARIAATLEDTQATN, encoded by the coding sequence GTGTTCGACACGTTACTCGACGAGCGGCGGAACTCAGCACTCACGCTCACCGTCTATCGCGATGGGGAACGGACGGACGTCGAACGGATGTTCGCGACGCACAACGTCAGCGTCGATCACGAACCCCTCTCACCGGCCGTTCCCGAACCGTTCGTGGTGATCGAAACGGACGGCGAGTTCGTCGGCGCACTCAGTCTGGAGAGCCTCGAGACGCTGTTCGAGCCACCGATCCACCGTCCGGGTGACGACGAGCGTATCTCAGCGGGCTATCAGATGCTCTTCGACGCGCTGGACGAGACAGTGTTCAGCGCGCTCGATCGCCGGCAACTCCTCGCGGTCAGCCGGGAGATCGAGGACCGAGCCGAGCGAGTCAGCAGCGGCAGCCTCCACGTCGGCTTCCAGACGCTCTCAGCCTTCCGTCCCCAGATCGAGGTGTACCGGCACCTCGCGACGGAGACCGCCGTGGAGATCGATATTTACGCGGTTCCGGACTGGGACCCACCGGAGATCGAGGGTCTCACGTATCGACCCTACCCGACCGACGCGCTCGAGCGATACTGGGTCCTTGCCTACGACGGTGGAACGGACCGCGAGCACGCCTGCGGGCTCCTCGCTCAAGAACAATCGGAGGGGTACGACGGCTTCTGGACCGACGACGAGGCAGTCGTCGCTCGAATCGCCGCTACACTCGAGGACACCCAAGCCACGAACTGA
- a CDS encoding DUF7344 domain-containing protein, with the protein MGDDLEETNRRERRPVFERTERLADDSFYRALASSERRRVLYLLLDKEQYTIERLATALTGWDATDSETMRTPADYEQRRIRLVHADLPFLVEADLIRYDVTRGTVHLESLDPVVRDLIEASIETERRQRG; encoded by the coding sequence ATGGGGGACGATCTCGAGGAAACGAATCGGCGCGAACGACGGCCCGTATTCGAACGGACGGAGCGATTGGCCGACGATTCGTTCTATCGTGCGCTCGCTTCGAGTGAGCGACGGCGAGTGTTGTATCTGTTACTCGACAAAGAGCAATACACGATCGAGCGACTCGCCACCGCCCTCACCGGCTGGGATGCGACCGACTCGGAGACGATGAGAACGCCGGCCGACTACGAACAGCGGAGAATTCGACTCGTTCACGCCGATCTCCCCTTCCTCGTCGAGGCCGACCTGATACGCTACGACGTGACACGAGGAACCGTCCATCTCGAGTCGCTCGACCCCGTTGTTCGTGATCTCATCGAAGCGAGTATCGAAACTGAGCGCCGCCAGCGTGGGTAA
- the glmM gene encoding phosphoglucosamine mutase encodes MQVFGSSGTRGVANEELTPAFVLRVAKAAGTAWGADRVAIARDTRYTGRMLADAASSGLASTGTDVDRIGIIPTPGAQFYAEREGIPVIVITASHNPPQYNGIKLVGRDGIELAVSDLEGIEDVLLAESATVAPWDETGRVQEVEGVRRAYVDELLEAADGETIADANLTVALDPGHGAGSLTSPEFFRELGCRVVTVNSQPDGHFPGRDPEPVPDNLEDLGQLVRATDADVGIAHDGDADRAIFYDENGEYIVGDAALAALAAAELEAGETTVSAVNVSQRLVDVVTEIGADLELTPIGSTNIITRIEELEANGERVPIAGEGNGGIFFPSFRLSRDGAFTAARFLELVADRPASEIVAPYDDYANVRFNIEYESTAERDAMIDAAANHAQESDAELNTRDGYRLDHGDAWVLARPSGTEPLVRIYAEARDGARAQELAEELYETVADAKADA; translated from the coding sequence ATGCAAGTGTTCGGATCGAGCGGGACGCGCGGCGTCGCCAACGAGGAGTTGACGCCCGCGTTCGTCCTGCGGGTCGCAAAAGCGGCGGGGACGGCCTGGGGAGCCGACCGGGTCGCTATCGCGCGAGATACGCGCTACACGGGGCGAATGTTGGCCGACGCAGCGTCGAGCGGGCTCGCGAGTACCGGGACGGACGTCGACCGAATCGGCATCATTCCCACGCCGGGCGCACAGTTCTACGCAGAACGTGAGGGGATCCCCGTGATAGTGATCACGGCCTCGCACAACCCACCCCAGTACAACGGCATCAAGCTCGTCGGCCGCGATGGGATCGAACTCGCCGTCTCGGACTTAGAGGGCATCGAAGACGTGTTACTCGCCGAGTCGGCCACCGTCGCGCCGTGGGACGAAACCGGCCGCGTCCAGGAAGTCGAGGGCGTTCGACGCGCCTACGTCGACGAGTTACTCGAGGCCGCAGACGGGGAGACCATCGCTGACGCAAACCTCACCGTCGCCCTCGACCCCGGCCACGGGGCGGGATCGCTCACGAGCCCGGAGTTCTTCCGCGAACTCGGCTGTCGCGTCGTCACCGTCAACAGCCAACCAGACGGCCACTTCCCCGGACGCGACCCCGAGCCAGTCCCCGACAATCTCGAGGATCTGGGCCAACTCGTCCGCGCGACGGACGCCGACGTCGGAATCGCCCACGACGGCGACGCTGACCGGGCTATCTTTTACGACGAAAACGGCGAGTACATCGTCGGCGATGCGGCCCTCGCCGCGCTCGCCGCCGCGGAACTCGAGGCCGGCGAGACGACCGTCTCCGCGGTCAACGTCTCCCAGCGACTGGTGGACGTGGTCACCGAGATCGGTGCCGACCTCGAGTTGACGCCTATCGGTTCGACGAACATCATCACGCGAATCGAGGAACTCGAGGCTAACGGCGAACGCGTGCCGATCGCCGGCGAGGGCAATGGCGGCATCTTCTTCCCCTCGTTCCGACTCTCGCGCGACGGGGCGTTCACCGCGGCACGGTTCCTCGAACTGGTCGCCGACCGACCGGCGAGCGAGATCGTCGCACCCTACGACGACTACGCGAACGTTCGCTTCAACATCGAGTACGAGTCGACGGCTGAACGCGACGCGATGATCGACGCCGCGGCCAATCACGCCCAGGAATCCGACGCCGAACTCAACACCCGCGACGGCTACCGACTCGACCACGGCGACGCATGGGTGCTCGCACGCCCCTCGGGTACCGAACCGCTCGTCCGCATCTACGCCGAGGCTCGAGACGGCGCGCGCGCACAGGAACTCGCGGAAGAACTCTACGAGACGGTCGCCGACGCGAAAGCCGACGCCTAA